Proteins encoded within one genomic window of Plasmodium cynomolgi strain B DNA, chromosome 11, whole genome shotgun sequence:
- a CDS encoding DNA repair protein RAD50 (putative) translates to MTTLEKIGIQGIRSYGDEEAQELEFASPITVIYGNNGSGKSTIIECLKMSCTGDFPPNADKGKSFIHDPLISNKMNVKGKINLLLKNYNNKRIGISRSFSLFYCKDKNKKTKHSFRALDNNIIIKKEKEGQNDVIITNKCIDINEHIPKLMGVSKALLENVILCHHEESLWPFSESVKIKKKFDELFGDDHFSKILDEFTKCRKTINDVLKRKEYELATLKECYDKKKKIALDIQRNEQEIGECQTIMQLDKEEIEESFLILNTLEKKKSSLGKITSSIDMYFAIHEKFQDDLQNYKTVKEIYEEDASELEHFAQLFQEDLAKCNSLIEQVSNEFALLEKQTCLPIRSCDEADVKQRDEICSNLFHLEKRREEAHNLIKAVLDLDHASTTSGVKTGHHVGKNLSEERTRMGLFIKANEPIWGDLLVQIRAETLAMLRDEVRKDARERLHIRRKKKTLTEKVKKWKRKVSKIDKRIATMEMHKDYLNNFKASDESYKQNCNNLDKMKQLGCVYDSIGLGEANCGEEPPSHTDDDIEGKKEQLRKIEKLKKQMDQVLLLGKHYEKIFEYFLCLRRVRRKVVSFFDERRALFCELGKLPKVCRSIGEPSGDWPGEADLTKGVDFGQDCSTGEEEEEGERKHVEGQTVQGGQDKEEKEDLNGEEHREGGAPSREPHERSEGTNNLTEIVKVENCLPLGSPSEAHSSKYLDRETPHGEAFTGKACNKRNKRMNDPGEETHNRVKRKKVLKMEPPPGQSYLNKLNSMISQYINKYDNKIEEVEKRISKLKQTLALTCEALRDVNKRVGRYPDVLAQFLGMLEKKNFKSAKDFFVHFGQVRKDMKKIKMEMVALKTKEESLSRFIQHAEGGKACLLCKGPIADAAVDGFTLLDVDKERKDITLEIEDKEKALTNLRGQKKELMILLGHYYKEVDPLQRDSASLSEIIDSLKKELLDLQNGIDSCSERIHKMNGKYQLMKLLQERCAHLMESEMVIFYERDQLDEKRSDVRAALSGLRQMIGEGKHHREALHSMLELLKGGEALKGGEASEGGEALEGGEAPEGESSQKNLRQLLREFLQNITLLCECPHVHFMLEKVSAHMEDSCVLFGREDLFCDLGETLPNRVESKVHQVVIGEVKQDEEGQEHTGDTKWGEEPKNEPHKIADHCTECVKVHSRGFYLQKGDCSVYPQKGDCSVYPQKGDCSVYPQKGDCSVNYTKRGKEKTPLLSNTPVYESAKCEVNEPNEMGTLESIAMKNCNFIKAYDKLQMYTTLEALKKEQEIKFSIRIKSVIRERKEIITRKTEELQRSVEREKQIREYIRKAQEYIANHRNRKNRLYRKEEAMVISIKKLHLRDKQMRRNIRRCRNDVVLQNKLYYIKVEMVKLLHRLVRDIELDMEKKKKEFMRVKEKIHSNEIIQNESNELAKKRSQKKEQILSLQEEKINIEKMLYNVVMNTNLKKMHERFLLHQRNFISSLEKFRNSFFSPEQKGEQLDKLNSMISLLEEVYQMDSDIYKFVDESFSFLDHKRELLEVIYMEESNLRDQIELHSKATTNLKMKEAEMKGKIELRKEYIDKLTTEMNSDTYVDIEKNIKKIIEIFVYKNVIKDICNFYNSFDQAIIKFHSLKMQEINLSIRNLWRRVYNSADIDYIYIKSEVQTENNGKVNQRRSYNYRVVMVKDNCELDMKGRCSSGQKVLSSIIIRLALAESFSIKCGILALDEPTTNLDKSNSKNLASLIANIVDLRKDSSAFQLILITHDTHFVDVLSQYGLTNCFYRVRKNQRGYSTIVRVRQ, encoded by the exons ATGACGACGCTGGAAAAGATCGGGATCCAGGGGATACGGAGCTACGGCGACGAGGAGGCGCAGGAGTTGGAGTTCGCATCGCCCATCACGGTGATCTATGGAAACAACGGGAGCGGAAAATCGACGATCATCGAGTGTCTTAAAATGAGTTGCACAGGGGACTTCCCCCCAAATGCAGATAAGGGAAAGTCATTCATACATGACCCATtaatatcaaataaaatgaacgttaagggaaaaataaatctgcttttaaaaaattacaacaatAAAAGGATTGGTATCTCCAGATCATTCAGTCTATTCTATtgtaaagataaaaataaaaaaacaaaacactcCTTTAGAGCTCTTGATAAcaacataataataaaaaaagaaaaagaaggacaaaatgatGTAATCATTACGAATAAATGCATAGACATAAATGAACACATTCCAAAATTAATGGGGGTATCAAAGGCCCTTCTGGAAAATGTGATTTTATGTCACCATGAAGAGAGTCTCTGGCCATTTAGCGAGtcagtaaaaataaaaaaaaaattcgatgaACTTTTTGGAGATGATCATTTCTCAAAAATTTTGGATGAATTcacaaaatgtagaaaaacaATAAATGATGTGCTCAAGAGGAAGGAATATGAATTGGCCACACTGAAAGAGTgctatgataaaaaaaaaaaaatcgctttGGATATCCAAAGGAATGAACAAGAAATAGGAGAGTGTCAAACGATTATGCAATTGGATAAGgaagaaatagaagaaagctttctcattttaaatactttagaaaaaaaaaaatcgtcctTGGGAAAAATAACTTCCAGCATTGATATGTATTTTGCTATtcatgaaaaatttcaagaCGATCtccaaaattataaaactgTTAAGGAGATATATGAGGAGGATGCCTCCGAGTTAGAGCACTTTGCTCAACTCTTCCAGGAGGACTTGGCCAAGTGTAACTCGTTAATTGAACAGGTTAGTAATGAGTTTGCCCTGCTGGAGAAGCAGACCTGTTTGCCTATCCGTTCGTGTGATGAAGCGGACGTCAAACAACGAGATGAAATATGCTccaatttatttcatttggAGAAAAGACGGGAGGAAGCACATAATTTGATCAAAGCCGTTTTGGATTTGGATCACGCGTCCACTACGAGTGGGGTGAAGACGGGACATCATGTAGGGAAGAACCTCTCTGAGGAGCGTACCAGGATGGGTCTCTTTATCAAGGCGAACGagcccatttggggggactTGCTGGTTCA GATACGCGCGGAAACGCTGGCCATGCTCAGAGACGAGGTAAGGAAAGACGCCCGGGAGAGACTCCATAttaggaggaaaaaaaagaccctcacggaaaaagtaaaaaagtggaaaaggaAGGTATCCAAAATAGACAAAAGAATTGCCACCATGGAGATGCACAAAGATTATTTGAACAACTTCAAAGCAAGCGACGAGTCGTACAAGCAAAATTGCAATAATTtggataaaatgaaacagcTGGGATGCGTCTACGACAGCATCGGTTTGGGCGAAGCGAACTGCGGGGAGGAGCCCCCCAGTCATACAGATGATGATATTGAAGGGAAGAAAGAGCAGCTcagaaaaatagaaaaattgaagaagcaAATGGACCAAGTGCTGCTCCTTGGAAAGCACTatgagaaaatttttgaatattttttgtgcctccGGAGGGTGCGTCGCAAGGTGGTATCCTTCTTCGATGAGCGACGAGCCCTTTTTTGCGAACTGGGCAAGCTACCCAAGGTATGCCGCTCCATAGGGGAGCCTAGCGGAGACTGGCCGGGAGAAGCGGATTTGACAAAGGGGGTAGATTTCGGGCAGGATTGCTCTACgggggaagaggaggaggaaggggagagAAAACACGTTGAGGGGCAAACCGTGCAGGGAGGTCAggacaaagaagaaaaggaagacctCAATGGAGAGGAACACAGAGAAGGAGGTGCCCCCTCCCGCGAGCCACACGAAAGATCGGAAGGAACAAATAACTTGACCGAAATTGTCAAAGTGGAAAATTGCTTACCATTAGGAAGTCCCTCCGAAGCGCATTCGAGTAAGTATCTCGACAGGGAGACCCCCCATGGAGAGGCCTTCACCGGAAAAGCTTGCAATAAAAGGAACAAACGGATGAACGATCCAGGCGAAGAGACCCATAATCGAGTGAAACGGAAGAAGGTACTCAAAATGGAACCTCCCCCTGGGCAAAGCTActtgaacaaattaaacaGTATGATCAGTCAGTATATAAATAAGTATGACAACAAAATAgaagaggtggaaaaaagaatcTCCAAATTGAAGCAAACGTTGGCCCTAACTTGTGAAGCATTACGTGATGTGAACAAGCGGGTAGGACGTTACCCAGACGTGCTTGCTCAGTTTTTGGGGATGCTCGAAAAGAAGAATTTTAAAAGCGCAAAAGATTTTTTCGTCCATTTTGGTCAAGTCAGGAAGgacatgaagaaaataaaaatggagatggTCGCTTTAAAAACTAAGGAAGAATCGCTGAGTCGTTTTATACAGCATGCCGAAGGGGGAAAGGCATGTCTACTGTGTAAAGGACCCATTGCTGATGCTGCTGTGGACGGGTTCACCTTGCTAGATGTGGATAAAGAAAGGAAGGATATAACCCTAGAGATAGAAGACAAGGAAAAAGCGCTCACAAATTTAagaggccaaaaaaaagaattaatgaTTCTGTTAGGGCATTACTATAAGGAGGTTGATCCCCTACAAAGGGACAGCGCCTCCCTGAGTGAAATTATTGACTCGCTTAAAAAGGAACTGTTGGATCTGCAAAATGGGATAGACAGTTGCTCCGAGAGGATACATAAAATGAATGGAAAGTACCAATTGATGAAGCTTTTGCAGGAGAGGTGCGCCCATCTGATGGAGAGCGAAATGGTTATCTTTTACGAGAGAGACCAGCTGGATGAGAAGCGATCCGATGTGAGGGCTGCGTTGAGTGGGCTAAGGCAGATGATCGGCGAGGGGAAGCATCATCGGGAAGCCCTGCATTCGATGTTAGAGTTGctcaaagggggagaggcactcaaagggggagaggcgtccgaagggggagaggcactcgaagggggagaggcacCCGAAGGGGAGTCCTCACAAAAGAATCTGCGTCAGCTTCTTCGTGAGTTTCTCCAGAACATTACTCTCCTGTGTGAGTGCCCACACGTCCACTTCATGCTGGAGAAAGTCAGTGCACACATGGAAGACAGCTGCGTGCTATTTGGTCGAGAAGACCTGTTCTGCGACCTCGGGGAGACATTGCCAAATAGGGTGGAGAGTAAGGTGCACCAGGTTGTGATAGGAGAAGTGAAGCAAGACGAAGAGGGGCAAGAGCACACGGGGGACACCAAGTGGGGGGAGGagccaaaaaatgaaccacaTAAGATAGCTGACCACTGCACTGAATGTGTGAAAGTGCACTCGAGGGGGTTTTATCTACAAAAAGGAGACTGCTCTGTTTATCCACAAAAGGGAGACTGCTCTGTTTATCCACAAAAGGGAGACTGCTCTGTTTATCCACAAAAGGGAGACTGCTCTGTCAATTACACAAAAcgtgggaaagaaaaaacgccCCTCTTGAGTAACACCCCTGTGTATGAATCAGCTAAGTGCGAAGTGAACGAACCAAACGAAATGGGAACCCTCGAATCAATAGCTatgaaaaattgcaattttataAAGGCGTATGACAAACTTCAGATGTACACCACTTTGGAAGCACTGAAGAAGGaacaagaaataaaattttcaattcGAATAAAATCAGTCATTCGTGAGAGGAAGGAAATTATTACGAGGAAGACAGAGGAATTACAGCGCAGCgtagaaagggaaaaacaaattaggGAGTACATCCGCAAAGCGCAGGAGTACATCGCTAACCATCGGAATAGGAAGAATCGTTTGTACAGAAAAGAAGAGGCAATGGtgataagcataaaaaaactaCACCTGCGAGATAAGCAAATGAGGAGGAACATTCGAAGATGCAGAAATGATGTGGTACtccaaaataaattatattacatCAAAGTGGAGATGGTGAAGCTGCTACACAGACTCGTGAGAGATATTGAACTagacatggaaaaaaagaaaaaggaattcaTGAGAGTGAAGGAAAAGATACACAGTAAcgaaattatacaaaatgaatCAAACgaacttgcaaaaaaaaggagtcaaaagaaggaacaaattttgtcattacaggaagaaaaaatcaatatCGAAAAAATGCTCTACAATGTTGTTATGAATACCAACTTAAAGAAAATGCACGAAAGGTTTTTACTCCACCAAaggaattttatttcttcactagaaaaatttagaaacTCATTCTTCTCGCCTGAACAGAAAGGAGAACAGTTGGATAAATTGAACTCCATGATTTCTTTGCTGGAGGAAGTATACCAAATGGATAGCgatatttacaaatttgtgGATGaaagtttttccttcttggaTCACAAAAGGGAGTTACTCGAAGTGATCTACATGGAGGAGAGTAATTTGAGGGACCAAATAGAACTTCACTCGAAAGCAACCACCAATctgaaaatgaaagaagcagaaatgaaggggaaaattgaATTGAGGAAAGAATACATAGATAAACTAACCACCGAAATGAACTCTGACACCTATGTtgacatagaaaaaaatataaaaaaaattatcgaaatttttgtatacaaaaatgtgatcAAAGATATATGTAACTTTTACAACTCCTTCGATCAAGCAATTATTAAATTCCATTCTCTGAAGATGcaagaaattaatttgtcCATTAGAAACTTATGGAGGAGAGTTTACAACAGTGCGGACAttgattatatatacataaagtCGGAGGTACAGACGGAGAATAATGGGAAAGTGAACCAGAGGAGGTCATATAATTATCGCGTCGTGATGGTCAAAGATAACTGTGAGCTGGACATGAAAGGAAGGTGCTCCTCAGGACAGAAGGTCCTATCGTCTATCATCATTCGACTCGCTCTAGCGGAATCCTTTTCCATCAAATGTGGAATTCTAGCTCTAGACGAACCGACCACAAATTTGGATAAGTCCAACTCTAAAAATCTAGCTAGCCTCATTGCCAATATTGTGGACCTCAGAAAGGACAGCTCCGCTTTCCAACTTATTCTCATCACCCACGACACGCACTTTGTGGATGTCCTTTCGCAGTACGGTTTGACAAACTGCTTCTACAGGGTTAGGAAGAACCAACGGGGGTACTCGACCATAGTCAGGGTGCGACAGTAG
- a CDS encoding hypothetical protein (putative): MKLNSQGDDTKGTDVLWESLYNDFNEITKTNKRHCNYIENSLYNFCKGVSSQDSLSYNLKNRSNEWLLLNESKDVASGMPVVREENEGSRDSPNRAATGVGSASWSNLAIQAYLNKNNKQEEEEQVGNKDNDAESVSHPMLQDDQKSDQLRRRHSSFQPSNDYYDGEYVRNNFLDVESDYLKNETYISCNDVVNSEKTRHSEFQNNNSGGALLREEKKSASDESGRVGSQVGGHVGGQLGGHVGGQLGGRLGNQPGVQFDAPFRNGSMFNLMKYNAALKGLGIDGGMGLQNGSSIGSSSHTHNNVNKGVSAFSTSNQQHYENDKSRRLHVTDPKGLFSKREDYTYLLSNKKIYDSVSVGGRDMEMERGHSGDLLGFSPFDIHRGGSGSGARSGLGSGSGRNSLFHKMNRYKNFTVKSDESLTCPSFSYRHNGLEGGVIGGNATKVDEEQLGGDGSNDGYHYDERGSADRGSTHGSRHEDNRVSYNSLEKLDQLLKSKSRYMSNNNRLSDFDFLLKKKNKANAEHLRKSFISYDNYKIDSVMSETFNRNTEMDKSESPPSEQMDQVSHNKLINRSKRLIEISRKCLSGYSDVDQHDLKELYARLDKRKHGTSVAGRSYSNVIDEEECGSVLSAQKRIGKEGELGNNYGLAYNYANGELEEVLCNYLGEKRGSIEGKDSKGQMAEEKNSESVSKLFEAYDKDKISDVNVPLVNNTLKGNPEVEASRGDRKMNKKNNLGHSDDVVGGTTRKKGAHSSGSFCSNSQPNEERHVGRNTREKKKKNKNNLDSVAENSEKLLPPGGDSKGDQEGSSPNAGFKLASIKFPGDEEEEVDSPFGGDANKGASDKHEEELHEKEKNDVYSYEVEQEEDEAGGNNNIPHGEGNITENVERGSLLKGDAPERDTNSVITNSSSVRNFIKNPDFAKMYYNQKKEKVPYAEERKISDGQQKALEQCYDTINHANDVKRLFREKNFLQDLCEKRKVIIQKSKIENTKLNVEIKSLLSFNNNLSYALKEKEAEIKMLKKQKEELEINLMKRINNNGSTQYSLLSNFTSFPALSRNERYSGVHSDSGTCHLLRNRNSCTILNNMADANASVSSGGGNQSSVIQSYEEKIQELLVQVKMYQTKNRDLQEQLRIFMNE, from the exons ATGAAACTGAACAGCCAAGGAGATGACACGAAGGGAACTGACGTCCTGTGGGAGTCCCTTTATAATGACTTCAACGAAATTacaaaaacgaacaaaagaCACTGTAACTATATCGAAAATAGtttgtacaatttttgcaaaggggTTAGTTCACAAGATAGCCTAAGttacaatttgaaaaatagaTCGAATGAGTGGCTCCTTTTAAACGAATCAAAAGATGTTGCATCGGGCATGCCTGTTGTAAGAGAGGAGAATGAGGGAAGTAGAGACAGTCCCAACAGGGCAGCAACAGGAGTAGGAAGTGCCAGCTGGAGTAACCTCGCCATTCAGGCGtacttaaacaaaaataacaaacaggaagaagaggaacagGTTGGTAACAAAGATAATGATGCAGAGAGTGTCAGCCACCCGATGCTACAGGATGATCAAAAAAGTGATCAGTTACGGAGACGACATTCGTCATTCCAACCTAGCAATGACTATTACGATGGAGAGTATGTGAGGAATAACTTCCTCGACGTTGAGAGCGATTACTTGAAGAATGAGACGTACATCAGTTGCAACGATGTTGTGAATAGCGAAAAGACAAGACATTCAGAGTTTCAGAATAATAATAGTGGGGGTGCGCTTCTGcgggaggagaagaagagcGCCAGTGATGAAAGCGGCAGGGTGGGCAGTCAGGTTGGAGGTCACGTTGGTGGTCAGCTTGGCGGTCACGTTGGCGGTCAGCTTGGTGGCCGATTGGGCAACCAACCGGGTGTCCAGTTTGACGCCCCCTTCCGCAACGGAAGCATGTTCAATCTGATGAAATACAACGCGGCCCTGAAGGGGCTCGGAATCGATGGCGGCATGGGCTTACAGAACGGAAGCAGCATCGGAAGTAGCAGCCACACACATAACAATGTGAACAAAGGAGTGAGTGCCTTCTCCACTTCTAATCAACAGCATTATGAGAATGATAAATCGAGAAGGTTGCACGTGACTGACCCGAAGGGgctattttccaaaagggagGATTATACCTACTTACTGAGCAACAAGAAAATTTACGATAGTGTGTCAGTAGGGGGAAGAGATATGGAGATGGAGAGGGGACACAGCGGTGACCTTTTAGGGTTCTCCCCCTTCGATATCCACAGAGGGGGAAGTGGAAGCGGTGCTAGAAGTGGCTTGGGGAGTGGGAGTGGAAGGAACAGTCTctttcacaaaatgaacaggtaCAAAAATTTCACTGTAAAATCGGACGAAAGCTTGACTTGCCCGAGTTTCAGCTATCGGCACAACGGTCTGGAGGGAGGCGTGATAGGAGGAAATGCCACAAAAGTTGATGAGGAGCAACTCGGTGGAGATGGCTCGAATGACGGGTATCACTATGACGAACGTGGTAGTGCTGACAGGGGTAGTACCCATGGGAGCCGCCACGAAGACAATCGGGTGAGTTACAACTCTCTGGAGAAGTTGGACCAGCTTCTGAAAAGCAAGTCTAGATATATGAGCAACAACAACAGGCTGAGcgattttgattttttactcaaaaaaaaaaataaagcaaacgCTGAACATTTGAGAAAGTCCTTCATAAGTTAcgataattacaaaattgattCTGTCATGTCTGAGACGTTTAATAGAAACACCGAAATGGATAAGAGCGAGTCTCCCCCTTCCGAACAGATGGACCAGGTGAGCCACAATAAGCTTATAAACCGATCCAAGCGCCTAATTGAAATAAGTAGAAAATGCCTGAGTGGATACTCTGATGTGGATCAACATGACCTAAAGGAGTTGTACGCACGATTGGATAAGAGAAAGCATGGCACGAGTGTTGCAGGTAGAAGTTACAGCAATGTGATTGACGAGGAGGAGTGTGGGTCGGTTCTCTCCGCGCAGAAGCGAATTGGGAAGGAAGGCGAACTTGGTAACAATTACGGCCTTGCATATAATTACGCGAATGGGGAACTGGAGGAGGTGCTGTGCAATTATCTTGGGGAAAAGAGAGGAAGCATCGAGGGGAAAGACTCAAAGGGGCAGATGgctgaggagaaaaatagcGAAAGTGTTAGTAAGCTGTTTGAAGCATACGACAAGGACAAAATTTCCGACGTGAATGTACCCCTGGTGAATAACACGCTGAAAGGTAATCCCGAAGTGGAGGCGTCTCGCGGGGATAGGAAAATGAATAAGAAGAACAACCTGGGGCATAGCGATGATGTAGTTGGAGGTACCACCCGGAAAAAAGGAGCCCATAGCAGCGGGTCCTTCTGCAGCAACAGCCAACCGAATGAAGAACGTCACGTTG GAAGGAACactagggaaaaaaagaaaaaaaacaaaaacaatttaGATAGTGTGGCGGAGAATTCAGAGAAGCTATTACCCCCCGGTGGTGACTCAAAAGGTGATCAAGAGGGTAGCAGTCCTAACGCGGGATTCAAGCTAGCGAGTATAAAATTTCCTGGggatgaagaggaggaggtggACTCTCCTTTCGGTGGTGATGCCAACAAGGGTGCATCTGACAAACATGAGGAGGAGCTCcacgagaaggaaaaaaatgacgtttATAGTTACGAGGTAGAAcaggaagaagacgaagcGGGAGGTAATAACAACATACCTCATGGTGAGGGTAACATTACTGAGAACGTCGAAAGGGGATCCCTTCTGAAAGGAGACGCCCCGGAGAGAGATACCAACAGTGTAATCACGAACAGTTCCAGTGTGcgcaattttattaaaaatccagattttgcaaaaatgtattacaatcaaaagaaggagaaagtaCCATACGcagaggaaaggaaaataagtGATGGTCAACAGAAGGCACTCGAGCAATGCTACGACACTATTAACCATGCCAATGATGTAAAGAGACTCtttcgagaaaaaaatttcttacaAGACCTATGTGAAAAGAGAAAGGTTATTATACAGAAgagcaaaattgaaaacacGAAGTTGAACGTGGAGATTAAGTCGCTACTCAGCTTTAACAACAATTTGAGTTACGCattgaaggagaaggaggcggaaattaaaatgctaaagaagcagaaggaagagcttgaaattaatttaatgaAGCGAATAAACAATAACGGCAGCACCCAGTATTCCCTCCTGAGCAACTTTACATCTTTCCCTGCGCTTAGCAGAAATGAGAGATATAGTGGGGTGCACAGTGATAGCGGCACTTGCCACCTGCTGCGTAACAGGAACAGCTGCACCATTTTGAATAACATGGCCGATGCCAACGCCAGCGTCAGCAGTGGCGGTGGTAATCAGTCCTCCGTCATACAGAGCTACGAAGAAAAGATCCAGGAGCTTCTCGTACAGGTGAAGATGTACCAGACGAAGAACAGAGACTTGCAGGAGCAGCTGCGCATTTTTATGAACGAGTAG
- a CDS encoding long chain polyunsaturated fatty acid elongation enzyme (putative) translates to MALNIAFINNLGENILKFFNPKLKYGRRVTKNWFLMNPTHFFIAFLLYVLFVLATYAYNAYYMSKLKSDKGLSKIKSSSSSKLKNARFDAILGKAIPLYNLLQVLLSLVITVLTIFEVRKRKFSLLHNYVDFSKTNIALCCWLFYVNKLFDFMDTILIVLRRKWNQFTFLHVYHHISVFLIMWINTSVGYDGDIYYVITVLHRALHHVPVLLPSEHEIQRPSVRQGQRDVYPNDTVPRHHHPSVLCFVFEIQLLLPHKTGRSEFLL, encoded by the exons ATGGCCCTCAACATAGCCTTCATAAATAACCttggagaaaatattttaaaattttttaaccccaAGTTGAAGTATGGCAGAAGAGTTACAAAGAACTGGTTCTTGATGAACCCGACCCATTTCTTTATAGCCTTCCTCCTTTACGTTTTATTCGTTTTGGCCACCTATGCGTATAATGCCTACTACATGTCGAAGCTTAAGTCAGATAAGGGGTTGTCCAAAATTAAGTCTTCTTCAAGCTCCAAGTTGAAGAATGCTCGCTTTGATGCTATTTTAGGAAAGGCCATTCCTCTGTACAATTTGTTGCAG GTCCTGCTCAGCCTAGTGATCACCGTGCTAACCATATTTGAAGTGCGAAAGAGAAAATTTTCTCTCCTGCACAACTATGTCGATTTTTCCAAGACGAACATTGCGCTTTGCTGCTGGCTCTTCTATGT caACAAACTTTTTGATTTTATGGACACCATTTTGATTGTACTGAGAAGGAAATGGAACCAGTTCACCTTCCTCCACGTGTACCACCACATATCCGTTTTCCTCATCATGTGGATTAACACCAGCGTGGGATATGATGGAGACATTTACTACGTCATCACAGTC cTCCATCGTGCACTTCATCATGTACCTGTACTACTTCCTAGCGAGCATGAAATTCAGCGTCCCAGTGTTCGTCAAGGCCAGCGTGACGTATATCCAAATGATACAG ttCCTCGCCATCATCATCCCAGCGTTCtgtgttttgtttttgaaATACAACTCCTACTACCCCATAAGACTGGTCGCTCTGAGTTTTTACT